One Flavobacterium sp. 90 DNA segment encodes these proteins:
- a CDS encoding magnesium transporter CorA family protein codes for MKAFYKNNNGLIETQEWTPNCWINIESPTETEKKYLLEELQIPEAFYNDIEDIDERPRVEIEDGWTLIIMRVPIKSNDVKLPFQTIPMGVIFKKDICVTISFYETQIISDFVQYTKRKNIHIKDNFDLVLRLLLSSSVWYLKYLKQINQKIKLAEDNLEKSIKNAELQALLQIEKCLVFFITSLKGNDVLFHRIKNLKAHREDFDPDLLEDVEIEISQAQDTANIYSNILTGMMDAYASVISNNMNNIMKQMTSISIILMIPTLIASLYGMNVPNGMEESKYGFWILLFISVILSSCGAFLFKRRRWF; via the coding sequence ATGAAAGCCTTTTACAAAAACAACAACGGACTAATCGAGACACAAGAATGGACTCCAAATTGCTGGATCAATATTGAATCTCCTACTGAAACTGAGAAAAAGTACTTACTGGAAGAACTTCAAATTCCCGAAGCATTTTATAATGATATTGAGGATATTGACGAAAGGCCTCGTGTCGAAATAGAAGATGGCTGGACGCTAATTATTATGCGTGTTCCTATAAAAAGTAACGATGTTAAATTACCTTTTCAAACCATTCCGATGGGTGTGATTTTTAAAAAGGATATCTGTGTTACCATTAGTTTTTATGAAACACAAATTATTTCTGATTTTGTACAATATACAAAACGAAAAAACATCCATATAAAAGACAACTTCGATTTAGTTTTAAGGTTGTTATTGTCATCAAGTGTTTGGTATTTAAAATATCTGAAACAAATCAATCAAAAGATAAAACTAGCCGAAGATAATTTGGAGAAATCTATAAAAAACGCAGAACTACAAGCGCTTTTGCAAATAGAAAAGTGTTTGGTGTTTTTTATTACTTCCTTGAAAGGAAATGATGTTTTGTTTCACAGAATAAAAAACCTAAAAGCACACAGAGAAGATTTTGATCCTGATTTGCTTGAAGATGTAGAGATCGAAATAAGTCAGGCACAAGATACAGCCAATATTTACAGCAACATTTTGACAGGAATGATGGATGCTTATGCTTCGGTAATTTCTAATAATATGAATAATATTATGAAGCAAATGACTTCAATTTCTATTATTCTGATGATTCCTACTTTAATCGCCAGCTTATACGGAATGAACGTGCCAAATGGTATGGAAGAAAGTAAATACGGATTTTGGATACTTCTTTTTATATCTGTTATTTTATCTTCTTGCGGCGCATTTTTGTTTAAAAGAAGAAGATGGTTTTAA
- the rluF gene encoding 23S rRNA pseudouridine(2604) synthase RluF yields MEENLKRLNKFIGETGYCSRREADKLIEEGRVTINGVVPEMGTKVSPNDEVRIDGKLIVEKHEKLVYLAFNKPVGIECTTNLEVRNNIVDYINYPKRIFPIGRLDKASEGLIFMTNDGDIVNKILRARNNHEKEYTVTVNRPITDRFIERMGNGVPILDTVTRKCKVEQISKYTFKIILTQGLNRQIRRMTEYLGYDVTALKRIRIINISLDIPVGRYRDLTDDEIKELNQLIEPSSKTEEASLPKVEAPKAPKTPPTRRTEFISKYDPRFKKKGDY; encoded by the coding sequence ATGGAAGAGAATTTAAAACGTCTTAATAAATTTATTGGAGAAACAGGTTACTGTTCTCGTCGTGAAGCCGATAAACTTATCGAAGAAGGACGTGTAACAATAAATGGTGTTGTGCCTGAAATGGGAACGAAAGTTTCACCAAATGACGAAGTACGTATAGACGGAAAATTGATTGTTGAAAAACATGAGAAATTGGTTTACCTGGCTTTTAACAAACCTGTTGGAATTGAATGTACAACGAATTTAGAGGTTCGAAACAATATTGTGGATTATATTAATTATCCTAAACGTATTTTTCCGATTGGAAGATTGGATAAAGCCAGTGAAGGATTAATTTTTATGACAAATGACGGTGATATCGTAAACAAGATTTTGCGCGCCAGAAACAATCACGAAAAAGAATATACGGTAACAGTTAACAGACCAATTACGGATCGCTTTATAGAACGAATGGGAAATGGTGTTCCGATTTTGGATACGGTTACCCGAAAATGTAAAGTGGAACAAATTAGTAAATACACGTTTAAAATTATTTTAACGCAAGGTTTAAACCGTCAGATTCGTAGAATGACCGAATACTTGGGTTATGATGTAACGGCGCTTAAACGTATTCGAATTATAAACATATCGCTTGATATTCCGGTTGGTCGTTATCGCGATTTGACTGATGATGAGATTAAAGAATTAAATCAATTAATTGAGCCATCTAGTAAAACAGAAGAAGCGAGTTTACCAAAAGTAGAAGCTCCCAAAGCTCCTAAAACTCCTCCAACAAGAAGAACAGAATTCATCTCAAAATATGATCCTCGATTTAAGAAAAAAGGAGATTATTAA
- a CDS encoding antibiotic biosynthesis monooxygenase yields the protein MIAVIFEVIPNEGKKEEYLEIAANLRPELDHIDGFISIERFQSFNNPEKVLSLSFWRDEKSIQQWRNLEMHRHAQAKGRNEVFKDYHLRIATVVRDYGMFDRKETPEDSSSYHE from the coding sequence ATGATAGCAGTAATTTTTGAAGTAATTCCTAACGAAGGGAAAAAAGAAGAATATCTTGAAATAGCAGCAAATCTTCGCCCTGAATTAGATCATATCGATGGATTTATATCTATTGAGAGATTTCAAAGCTTTAACAATCCGGAAAAGGTTTTGTCGTTATCTTTTTGGCGAGATGAAAAAAGTATTCAGCAATGGAGAAATCTCGAAATGCATCGTCATGCGCAAGCAAAAGGAAGAAATGAAGTTTTTAAAGATTATCATTTAAGAATTGCAACCGTAGTTCGCGATTACGGAATGTTTGATCGCAAAGAAACGCCGGAAGATAGTTCTTCATATCATGAGTAA
- a CDS encoding cytochrome P450, which translates to MNSSLFLQSDVSDPYLLYENMRNKNAVYWDESNKIWAIYSHKHCVEVLKNPKAQIPTINPDNIQNLNEYALDILNNLTRLSNGIQHEIGREISIMLFSKMKSVEISSVTTALIQNDLIENKIDWVNSVSKKLPILILLKSFNFNGSDSNFISKNIETIVKIMLPKKTDEEVNAINEISEDLFLRIEKHLSVLVLESSLFSIGEKHKISSDEIIKIALSNLIGLFIQSYDAGRGILSNSLLQIIHNKTFSDKTAIEKSVIETVRFDPSIHNTRRVATEDFHIGESLIKKNDLILIVLASANRDSEKFKNPAIFDIERNNNIENLTFGIGGHMCLAKYFSIQLATEALWFLFDKYKTITILENNIQYEPMINARLPKNIWLSIQ; encoded by the coding sequence ATGAACTCTTCTTTATTCTTGCAATCTGATGTTTCTGATCCTTATTTATTATATGAAAATATGCGGAATAAAAATGCCGTTTATTGGGATGAATCAAATAAAATATGGGCAATATATTCTCATAAACATTGTGTTGAAGTTTTAAAAAATCCTAAAGCCCAAATTCCGACTATAAATCCTGATAACATTCAGAATCTAAACGAATATGCTTTAGATATTTTGAATAATCTGACTCGATTATCAAATGGAATTCAACATGAAATTGGAAGAGAAATTTCGATAATGCTTTTTTCAAAAATGAAATCTGTTGAAATAAGTTCGGTTACCACTGCATTAATTCAAAATGATTTAATCGAAAACAAAATAGATTGGGTCAATTCTGTATCCAAAAAACTGCCGATACTAATTCTTCTGAAAAGCTTTAATTTTAATGGCAGCGATTCTAATTTTATTTCTAAAAATATAGAAACCATAGTTAAAATAATGCTTCCAAAGAAAACTGATGAAGAAGTAAATGCTATTAATGAAATTTCAGAGGACTTGTTTTTAAGAATTGAGAAACATTTATCCGTTCTTGTTCTTGAATCATCATTGTTTTCCATCGGCGAAAAGCATAAAATTTCATCTGATGAGATTATAAAAATAGCCCTGAGTAATTTAATCGGATTATTTATTCAGAGTTATGATGCCGGACGCGGAATTTTGAGTAATTCGTTGTTACAAATCATTCACAATAAGACTTTTTCGGATAAAACTGCAATAGAAAAATCAGTTATAGAAACAGTTCGGTTTGATCCATCAATTCACAACACAAGAAGAGTTGCAACTGAAGATTTTCATATCGGCGAAAGCCTTATTAAAAAAAATGATTTGATTTTAATTGTTCTGGCTTCGGCAAACCGCGATTCTGAAAAGTTTAAAAATCCGGCTATTTTTGATATTGAAAGAAATAACAATATCGAAAATCTAACTTTCGGAATTGGCGGTCATATGTGTCTGGCTAAATATTTCTCGATTCAATTGGCAACTGAAGCTTTATGGTTTTTATTTGATAAATATAAAACAATTACAATTTTAGAAAACAACATTCAATACGAACCAATGATTAATGCCAGATTACCTAAAAACATTTGGCTTTCTATTCAATAA
- a CDS encoding winged helix-turn-helix domain-containing protein encodes MEDQFIKTATLIGDPTRAAIMWTLLDGRAFTATELSIAVNTSPQNMSMHLGKLLDANLLSVEKQGRHKYYKFSNKEVAYVIEAMANLIPKPAIQSKKETESYPPIKYCRTCYDHLAGKIGVAVTDSLLNQKILIENKSNFEISPNGEKWFSDFGINIEEAQKQKRIFLKPCLDWSERKNHIAGSIGSLLFNKMINEDWLRRTKDSRAIIITGKGEKELLKYFNVVV; translated from the coding sequence ATGGAAGATCAATTTATAAAAACAGCAACTTTAATTGGTGATCCAACTCGTGCAGCAATTATGTGGACATTGCTCGACGGAAGAGCATTTACAGCAACAGAATTGTCAATTGCAGTAAATACGTCTCCACAAAATATGAGTATGCATTTGGGTAAACTTCTAGATGCCAATTTACTTAGCGTTGAAAAACAAGGGCGCCATAAATATTACAAATTCTCGAATAAAGAAGTTGCGTACGTTATTGAAGCAATGGCGAATCTTATTCCAAAACCAGCAATTCAATCCAAAAAAGAAACCGAAAGTTATCCTCCAATAAAATATTGCAGAACTTGCTACGATCATTTAGCAGGAAAGATAGGTGTTGCTGTAACGGATAGTTTGCTAAATCAAAAGATATTAATAGAAAATAAAAGTAATTTTGAAATCAGTCCTAATGGAGAAAAATGGTTTTCTGATTTTGGAATTAATATAGAAGAAGCTCAAAAGCAAAAACGAATATTCTTAAAACCTTGCCTGGATTGGAGCGAAAGAAAAAATCATATTGCTGGTTCGATAGGTTCACTTTTGTTCAATAAAATGATAAATGAAGATTGGCTCAGAAGAACAAAAGATTCAAGAGCGATAATCATCACAGGAAAAGGCGAGAAGGAATTGTTGAAATATTTTAATGTAGTTGTTTAA
- a CDS encoding alpha/beta hydrolase: MGIKKGIRFITVKSVGQYINFLSYVRPQKAVELSYALFSQPRIGRLQKESLPKVLKNTETETFHHNEHHFQTYIWKGNETKILLVHGWESNASRWKKTLPHLQESGSTIIAIDAPAHGQSSGKEFNVPLYAEFINKAVEKYQPTIIIGHSIGGAACVYHQYLFPNTSINKMVILGAPSELKTLINNYISMLSLNTKMFSLLESKFMSRFNFKLEDFSGQRFASEFNVAGLIAHDTSDKIVAFEEGKKIASNWKNSQFIETKGLGHGMHDDELYQRVIEFLFSS; this comes from the coding sequence TTGGGAATTAAAAAAGGAATTCGTTTCATTACAGTAAAATCAGTTGGACAATATATTAATTTCTTAAGTTATGTTCGTCCACAAAAAGCTGTCGAACTTTCATATGCTCTTTTTAGCCAACCCAGAATTGGCCGATTACAAAAAGAGAGTTTACCAAAAGTCCTGAAAAATACCGAAACAGAAACGTTTCATCATAACGAACATCATTTTCAGACGTATATCTGGAAAGGAAACGAAACCAAAATTCTACTGGTTCACGGATGGGAAAGTAATGCTTCGCGCTGGAAAAAAACCTTACCACATCTTCAAGAATCAGGAAGTACGATAATTGCTATTGATGCTCCGGCACACGGACAAAGCAGCGGAAAAGAATTTAATGTTCCGCTTTACGCTGAATTCATTAATAAAGCGGTCGAAAAATATCAGCCTACAATTATTATTGGTCACTCGATTGGTGGAGCGGCTTGCGTTTATCACCAATATTTATTCCCGAATACCAGCATTAACAAAATGGTTATTCTTGGAGCTCCATCAGAATTGAAAACTTTGATTAATAATTACATATCGATGTTGAGTTTAAATACGAAGATGTTTTCACTTTTAGAAAGTAAATTCATGAGTCGTTTCAACTTTAAACTGGAAGATTTCTCCGGACAAAGATTCGCTTCAGAATTTAATGTTGCGGGTTTAATTGCACATGATACTTCTGATAAGATTGTTGCTTTTGAAGAAGGAAAGAAAATTGCCAGTAATTGGAAAAACAGTCAGTTTATCGAAACCAAAGGTTTAGGCCACGGAATGCATGACGATGAATTGTATCAGAGAGTAATTGAGTTTTTGTTTTCGTCTTAA
- a CDS encoding C4-type zinc ribbon domain-containing protein: MANTKELSVEDKLRAIYDLQLIDSRIDEIRNVRGELPLEVEDLEDEVAGLSTRSEKLKSELEVIEDLIKSKKNAIDEHKEVIKKYTKQQESVRNNREFNSLTKEVEFQELEIQLAEKQIKEMKASIEHKKEVISNLKEKLDAKSSHLKHKKNELDAIMAETQKEEIFLSEKSAEFSGQIEERLLAAYTRIRTSVRNGLAVVSIERGASAGSFFTIPPQTQVEIASRKKIITDEHSGRILVDSALAEEEKEKMEQLFSKF; the protein is encoded by the coding sequence ATGGCGAATACGAAAGAATTAAGTGTTGAGGACAAGTTAAGAGCAATATACGATTTACAGCTTATTGACTCTAGAATTGACGAAATCAGAAACGTAAGAGGAGAACTTCCTTTAGAAGTGGAAGATCTAGAAGATGAAGTTGCAGGTTTAAGCACTCGTTCAGAGAAACTGAAAAGTGAACTTGAAGTGATTGAGGATCTTATCAAATCGAAGAAAAATGCGATTGATGAGCACAAAGAGGTTATCAAAAAATACACAAAACAACAAGAATCAGTTCGTAATAACAGAGAATTTAATTCTTTGACTAAAGAGGTTGAATTTCAAGAATTAGAAATTCAATTGGCTGAAAAGCAAATCAAAGAAATGAAAGCTTCTATCGAGCATAAAAAAGAAGTTATTTCTAACTTAAAAGAAAAACTTGATGCTAAAAGCTCTCATTTAAAACACAAAAAAAATGAATTAGATGCGATTATGGCAGAAACTCAAAAAGAAGAAATCTTCTTATCTGAGAAATCAGCTGAGTTTTCAGGTCAAATCGAAGAAAGATTATTAGCTGCTTATACTAGAATCAGAACTAGTGTTCGTAATGGTTTAGCTGTAGTATCTATCGAAAGAGGTGCTTCTGCAGGATCATTCTTCACTATTCCGCCACAAACTCAAGTTGAGATCGCTTCTAGAAAGAAGATCATCACTGATGAGCACTCTGGAAGAATTTTGGTTGACAGCGCATTAGCTGAAGAAGAAAAAGAAAAAATGGAACAATTGTTCTCTAAATTCTAA
- a CDS encoding Nif3-like dinuclear metal center hexameric protein: MKIKNIIEVLEEMAPLAYAEDFDNVGLLVGDAETESTGVLVCHDALENVIEEAIAKNCNLVVCFHPILFSGIKKITGKNYVERAILKAIKNDIAIYAVHTALDNHSAGVNKIFCDALGLTNTKVLIPKQNFIQKLVTYTVPDNSEKVRNAMFEAGAGTIGNYDNCSFNTEGFFTFKGNEDSNPVIGEKGKLHTGTEIKIEVVFEKHLQSKILKALFANHIYEEVAYEIYDLQNSHQNIGLGMIGEFETEMDEKEFLHFVKDKMIADGIRHSAFTGKKIKKVAVLGGSGSFAIKNAIQAGADAFLTADLKYHQFYEAENRLLLADIGHFESERYTKNYIVDYLRKKILNFAIILSEENTNPVKYL, translated from the coding sequence ATGAAAATCAAAAATATAATAGAAGTTCTCGAAGAAATGGCACCTTTGGCTTACGCCGAGGATTTTGACAATGTTGGACTTTTAGTCGGTGATGCTGAAACCGAAAGTACAGGAGTTTTAGTTTGTCACGATGCTTTAGAAAATGTAATTGAAGAAGCTATTGCTAAAAATTGCAATCTTGTGGTTTGCTTTCACCCTATTTTATTCTCGGGAATTAAAAAAATCACGGGTAAAAACTATGTTGAGCGTGCGATTTTAAAAGCTATCAAAAATGACATTGCTATTTATGCCGTTCATACCGCTTTGGATAATCATTCGGCTGGAGTTAATAAAATTTTCTGCGATGCTTTAGGATTAACGAATACTAAAGTTCTAATTCCGAAACAGAATTTCATTCAAAAATTAGTTACTTATACCGTTCCGGATAATTCAGAAAAAGTGCGTAATGCGATGTTTGAAGCCGGTGCAGGAACAATTGGAAATTATGATAACTGCAGTTTTAATACGGAAGGCTTTTTTACTTTTAAAGGAAATGAAGACAGTAATCCTGTAATTGGAGAAAAAGGAAAACTACATACCGGAACTGAAATAAAAATTGAAGTTGTTTTTGAAAAGCACTTACAATCTAAAATTCTAAAAGCTCTTTTTGCAAATCATATTTATGAAGAAGTCGCTTATGAAATTTATGATCTTCAAAATTCTCATCAAAATATTGGATTAGGAATGATTGGAGAATTTGAAACCGAAATGGATGAAAAAGAGTTTCTGCATTTCGTAAAAGACAAAATGATTGCCGATGGAATTCGCCATTCTGCCTTTACAGGAAAAAAAATTAAGAAAGTTGCCGTTTTGGGAGGTTCAGGAAGTTTTGCCATAAAAAATGCAATTCAGGCTGGAGCCGATGCTTTTTTGACTGCCGATTTAAAATACCATCAGTTTTATGAAGCTGAAAACCGACTACTTTTAGCCGATATTGGTCATTTTGAGAGCGAACGCTATACAAAAAACTATATTGTTGATTATCTTCGAAAAAAAATCCTTAATTTTGCAATCATTTTATCAGAAGAAAATACAAATCCAGTTAAGTACTTATAG
- a CDS encoding DUF2683 family protein, which produces MKTLTVKINERTKIGKAFIAIFDSFKGFEEIEIIETDAYGQVNEEQSIYSSEFIEKVKKAEENIRQGKTTRLNPDDIWGSIL; this is translated from the coding sequence ATGAAAACGCTAACCGTAAAAATAAACGAACGCACAAAGATAGGGAAAGCTTTTATTGCCATATTTGATAGTTTTAAAGGTTTTGAGGAAATTGAAATTATTGAAACAGATGCTTATGGACAAGTTAACGAGGAACAAAGCATATATAGTTCAGAATTTATTGAAAAGGTTAAAAAAGCAGAAGAGAATATTAGACAGGGAAAAACCACAAGATTAAATCCAGATGATATATGGGGAAGTATTTTGTAG
- a CDS encoding Txe/YoeB family addiction module toxin, with translation MGKYFVEFDDIARKDLKNHYKSGNKATIKKIEKILLELIETPFSGEGQPEELKHNFNGYWSRRINQKDRMIYRVEEEIVTVIIVSAMGHYSDK, from the coding sequence ATGGGGAAGTATTTTGTAGAATTTGACGATATTGCTCGTAAAGATTTGAAAAATCACTATAAATCAGGAAATAAAGCTACTATAAAAAAGATTGAAAAAATACTTTTGGAATTAATTGAAACACCTTTTTCAGGAGAAGGACAGCCAGAGGAGTTGAAACATAATTTTAATGGATATTGGTCTAGAAGAATTAATCAAAAAGATCGAATGATTTATCGGGTAGAGGAAGAAATTGTGACTGTTATTATAGTTTCTGCGATGGGACATTATTCTGATAAATAA
- the lpxK gene encoding tetraacyldisaccharide 4'-kinase → MNLLRKILFPFAILYGFITSIRNFLFDKGILKSTSFDIPVIAVGNLSVGGTGKTPQIEYLIRLLSDRYKVATLSRGYKRKSEGFVLASATSNAEILGDEPFQFYQKFPNIQVAVDADRTNGITQLLSQQEKPQVILLDDAYQHRKVKAGFYILLTSYGDLFADDFMLPTGNLRESRSGANRANVVIVTKCPKSLSDEEQAQIRLKLKLTCSQQIYFTFIDYDSFIYGENEKVAVSEIKDESKLLLAGIAKPTPFFDYLKNEKDECLTFPDHHNFSDADLELVQSKAQNKRIITTEKDYVRLKDSKLASQLYYLPIKSTFIKHQQNFDATILEYVK, encoded by the coding sequence ATGAACTTACTTCGAAAAATACTTTTTCCGTTTGCCATCTTATACGGATTCATTACTTCAATCAGGAATTTTCTTTTTGATAAAGGAATTCTAAAATCGACTTCATTTGATATTCCGGTTATTGCTGTTGGAAATCTGAGTGTTGGCGGAACCGGTAAAACACCTCAAATAGAATATTTAATCCGATTGTTGTCTGATCGATATAAAGTGGCAACTTTAAGCCGCGGTTATAAACGTAAATCCGAAGGTTTTGTTTTGGCTAGTGCAACTTCAAATGCTGAAATTCTGGGAGATGAACCGTTTCAGTTTTATCAAAAGTTTCCAAATATTCAGGTTGCAGTTGATGCTGATCGAACAAACGGAATTACGCAATTGCTTTCGCAACAAGAAAAACCTCAGGTAATTTTATTGGATGATGCTTATCAACATCGAAAGGTAAAAGCAGGATTTTATATTTTACTGACTTCTTACGGTGATTTGTTTGCCGATGATTTTATGCTTCCAACTGGAAATTTGCGTGAAAGCAGAAGTGGAGCAAACAGAGCTAATGTTGTAATTGTAACAAAATGTCCAAAATCTTTATCTGATGAAGAACAAGCTCAAATTCGTTTGAAATTAAAACTTACTTGTTCTCAACAAATTTATTTTACTTTTATAGATTACGATAGTTTTATTTATGGCGAAAATGAAAAAGTAGCGGTTAGTGAAATTAAAGACGAATCGAAATTACTTCTTGCCGGAATAGCAAAACCAACTCCGTTTTTTGATTATTTAAAAAATGAGAAAGATGAATGTTTGACTTTTCCGGATCATCATAATTTTTCTGATGCCGATTTAGAATTGGTTCAATCTAAGGCTCAAAATAAAAGAATCATTACAACAGAAAAAGATTATGTGCGTTTAAAAGATTCTAAATTAGCTTCGCAATTGTATTATTTGCCTATTAAAAGTACATTTATCAAACATCAGCAAAATTTTGACGCAACAATTTTGGAGTATGTCAAGTAA
- a CDS encoding ATP-binding protein: protein MKYHLFILVCFFNSFLYSQIKKSTDSISYYNKLANKNLNQKEYNQAVFYTKKSIDFCETNHKVENLANQTFKLGKIYYNQKKYEEALKNFHKSLSYFDVVNPTCTKVLGLHYIGLTNTAKGDYKTADIYYKKADDLLKQLNITDHAELLSYQKAMALKTSKNLPLAAKSFQKIIKKPDNASILKAKTDAYYQLGLIETQLKRNDSAIIYFDRALDYNAKTNNLAQKSKIILGISEYYKRNKNYDLAYSYLDEHYQIENYLLKLKNAKIDLNEFEKFKKNQSLNNTLKRESEEKIQLKTYRYSKLVSILAIALISILSLLSLALYKNNIIRNQNNLLLREKNKELILAKNKAEKASKARSEFLSTVSHELRTPLNAINGITHLLLEDNPKKTQLKYLESLKFSGNYLTTFINEILEINKIDSTKVEIENISFNLKELLFNIQSSLKELATANKNYFNLEIDKTIPDNLIGDPTKLSQIILNLINNALKFTQNGNVNVIAKLYAQEDEIATVYFEIVDTGIGIPEDKLQSVFESFSQGSIEVNRKYGGTGLGLTIVKKLIELLGGEIKLKSEVGKGSTFTFKLNFKINNEPLEVVEEAKPYNDKQLKHKSILLIEDNKINQMITRKMLENKAICCEILDNGEDAVELLKVKRFDMILMDVHLPGINGTTATQQIREFDKTTPIIALTAISLDENRDMLLSFGMNDVITKPFVPDEFYSIIAKFFD from the coding sequence ATGAAATATCATCTTTTTATTCTTGTTTGTTTTTTTAATTCATTTTTGTATTCTCAAATTAAAAAGAGTACAGATAGCATTTCCTATTACAACAAACTAGCAAACAAGAATCTTAACCAAAAAGAGTATAATCAGGCAGTCTTTTACACTAAAAAATCAATCGATTTTTGCGAAACCAATCATAAAGTAGAGAATCTGGCGAACCAGACTTTTAAGCTTGGAAAAATCTATTACAATCAAAAAAAATACGAAGAAGCACTAAAAAACTTCCACAAAAGCCTTTCTTACTTTGATGTTGTAAATCCAACTTGCACTAAAGTATTAGGACTTCATTACATTGGCCTGACCAATACCGCAAAAGGCGATTACAAAACAGCTGATATTTATTATAAAAAAGCCGACGATCTTTTAAAACAGCTAAATATTACAGACCATGCTGAGCTTTTAAGTTATCAGAAAGCAATGGCACTAAAAACAAGTAAAAATCTACCTTTAGCTGCAAAATCTTTTCAAAAAATAATCAAGAAACCGGATAATGCGTCTATTCTAAAAGCAAAAACTGACGCTTATTATCAACTTGGTCTAATCGAAACACAACTTAAACGAAACGATTCTGCTATAATTTATTTTGATCGCGCTTTAGATTATAATGCTAAAACCAATAATCTGGCTCAAAAATCTAAAATCATCTTAGGAATAAGCGAGTATTACAAACGAAATAAAAACTACGACCTTGCCTACTCTTATTTAGACGAACATTACCAAATAGAAAACTATCTTTTAAAACTAAAAAATGCAAAGATTGATCTTAATGAATTTGAAAAATTCAAAAAAAATCAATCTTTAAACAATACGCTTAAACGCGAAAGTGAAGAAAAAATTCAGCTGAAAACATATCGATACTCCAAACTTGTGAGTATTTTGGCAATTGCTCTTATTTCGATTTTATCCCTTTTAAGTTTAGCTTTATACAAAAACAATATTATTCGAAATCAGAATAATTTACTTTTGAGAGAGAAAAATAAAGAACTTATTCTCGCAAAAAACAAAGCTGAAAAAGCATCTAAAGCCAGATCAGAATTTCTTTCGACTGTAAGTCATGAACTGCGGACGCCTTTGAATGCAATTAACGGAATCACGCATTTATTACTCGAAGACAATCCTAAAAAAACACAATTAAAATATCTTGAGTCTTTAAAATTCTCCGGAAATTACCTCACTACTTTTATTAATGAAATTCTTGAAATCAACAAAATCGATTCGACTAAAGTTGAGATAGAAAACATTAGCTTCAACCTAAAAGAATTACTATTCAACATTCAGAGCTCTCTGAAAGAATTAGCAACAGCCAATAAAAATTATTTTAATCTGGAGATTGACAAAACAATTCCGGATAATTTAATTGGCGATCCAACAAAGCTATCCCAAATCATACTGAACTTAATAAACAATGCTTTAAAATTTACGCAAAACGGAAACGTAAATGTTATAGCCAAATTGTATGCGCAGGAAGATGAAATTGCTACCGTTTATTTTGAAATTGTAGACACCGGAATTGGTATTCCCGAAGACAAATTACAATCTGTTTTCGAAAGTTTCTCACAAGGATCAATTGAGGTTAATAGAAAATATGGCGGAACCGGATTGGGTCTTACCATTGTAAAAAAATTAATCGAGCTTTTGGGCGGAGAAATAAAACTAAAAAGTGAAGTTGGAAAAGGATCTACTTTTACATTCAAACTAAATTTTAAAATCAACAATGAACCATTGGAAGTAGTCGAAGAAGCTAAACCGTATAATGACAAGCAACTCAAACACAAATCGATTTTATTGATTGAAGACAACAAAATCAATCAAATGATTACTCGAAAAATGCTTGAAAACAAAGCGATTTGTTGCGAGATTCTCGATAATGGTGAAGACGCTGTAGAACTTCTGAAAGTCAAACGTTTCGACATGATTTTAATGGATGTTCATTTACCTGGAATAAATGGAACGACGGCTACACAACAAATCAGAGAATTTGATAAAACGACTCCTATTATTGCACTTACAGCAATTTCGCTTGACGAAAACAGAGACATGCTTCTATCTTTTGGAATGAATGATGTTATTACAAAACCATTTGTTCCAGATGAATTTTACAGCATTATCGCTAAGTTTTTTGATTAG